In Paenibacillus ihbetae, the following are encoded in one genomic region:
- a CDS encoding M1 family metallopeptidase: MVPPRAKVFLSSLLALGLLAGSMPIFLSNQGPSLSALAPNGGKPSASAVEKAPLSPPKVQPDAPAPALSDRLVEYHMDVRYEPEQNKLKGKQTVTWTHPGKRSVNELYFHLYPNAFASDETTFMKESGGRLRSDPMPENGYGSMKITNVKTTEGLGLTQRLQFVQPDDGNINDQSLAKLRLPKPVKGGESITLHLEFEVELPKIFARMGRTEDFVMAGQWFPKISVYEPAGTRGRTQEGWNLHQYHGNSEFYSNFGIYSVRIRVPEDYIVAATGFPTKPAQKANGEKIYQFYADDVHDFAWAASPNFVTAEEAYSAPGIPGVRIKLYLDPAHKDLKERYFDTAKTALSSFGKWYGSYPYSTLSIVVPPYSGNGAGGMEYPTLVTAFGANNDSPGYELERTVIHEIAHQYFYGIVANNEFEEAWLDEAFASYAEEKVMEKQYGITSNTAAQGASITSPEPLKMESWKYSSHENYALNVYTRGKLVLQGIERQVGSKTMDKIMMTYAKKFRFKHPTTTDFQKVVEQVTQSSWQSYFDQYVYGSQMADIAIDRIKTKNKGTQTHPWYVSTVNITSKGGDVTDVPIVFAFGDGKLVERTWSGKNGKVTYTLEYHTPLAWVMVDPKYTIMLENKHINNYMKAGMDPKVVTRWNLSITKLVETLFGSMSW, translated from the coding sequence ATGGTCCCACCACGTGCCAAAGTCTTTCTATCATCCCTGCTCGCCTTGGGTTTGCTTGCAGGATCGATGCCGATATTTCTTTCTAATCAAGGGCCCTCCTTGTCGGCGCTTGCTCCGAATGGGGGCAAGCCCTCCGCCTCTGCCGTGGAGAAGGCCCCGCTTTCACCTCCAAAGGTTCAGCCTGATGCGCCAGCCCCTGCGCTTAGCGACCGGCTGGTCGAATACCACATGGACGTAAGGTACGAGCCTGAACAAAACAAGCTGAAAGGCAAGCAGACCGTCACCTGGACCCATCCCGGGAAAAGAAGCGTGAATGAGCTCTACTTCCATTTATACCCGAACGCCTTTGCATCCGATGAAACGACGTTCATGAAGGAGTCCGGGGGCAGGCTTCGATCCGACCCGATGCCCGAGAACGGCTACGGGTCAATGAAAATTACAAACGTGAAAACGACCGAGGGGCTGGGCCTGACGCAACGACTGCAGTTTGTTCAGCCGGATGACGGGAACATCAATGACCAAAGCCTTGCCAAACTCCGATTGCCCAAGCCTGTAAAAGGCGGAGAGAGCATAACCCTCCATTTGGAATTCGAAGTGGAGCTGCCGAAGATTTTCGCGCGCATGGGCCGGACCGAGGATTTCGTCATGGCCGGCCAGTGGTTCCCCAAGATATCGGTATACGAGCCTGCAGGCACCCGGGGAAGAACCCAGGAAGGCTGGAATTTACATCAGTATCACGGCAATTCGGAGTTTTACTCGAACTTCGGCATCTATAGCGTTCGGATTCGTGTACCCGAGGACTATATCGTAGCTGCTACCGGGTTCCCGACCAAGCCTGCGCAGAAGGCGAACGGGGAGAAAATTTACCAATTCTACGCGGATGACGTACATGACTTCGCCTGGGCCGCCTCGCCGAACTTTGTGACGGCAGAAGAAGCTTACTCCGCTCCGGGCATTCCGGGCGTCCGGATCAAGCTGTACCTTGACCCTGCGCATAAGGATTTGAAGGAGCGTTACTTCGATACAGCCAAAACAGCGCTGTCCTCCTTCGGGAAATGGTACGGCTCCTATCCGTACTCCACATTGTCCATCGTTGTCCCGCCTTATTCCGGCAACGGCGCAGGCGGAATGGAATACCCGACGCTGGTCACCGCTTTCGGGGCCAATAACGACTCGCCCGGATATGAGCTGGAGCGGACCGTCATCCATGAAATCGCCCACCAATATTTCTACGGCATCGTAGCCAATAACGAATTCGAAGAAGCATGGCTTGACGAGGCTTTTGCTTCCTATGCCGAAGAGAAGGTCATGGAGAAACAGTACGGAATTACATCCAATACCGCAGCACAGGGGGCATCCATTACGTCACCTGAACCGCTTAAGATGGAGTCCTGGAAATACAGCTCGCATGAAAATTACGCACTCAACGTCTATACACGAGGCAAGCTGGTGCTCCAAGGCATCGAGCGGCAAGTCGGGTCCAAGACGATGGATAAAATCATGATGACGTACGCCAAAAAATTCCGCTTCAAGCATCCGACGACGACGGACTTCCAGAAGGTTGTTGAACAGGTTACCCAGTCCTCCTGGCAGTCGTATTTCGATCAATACGTTTACGGCAGCCAAATGGCTGACATCGCGATCGACCGGATCAAAACCAAGAACAAGGGGACGCAAACGCACCCCTGGTATGTTTCGACCGTAAACATCACGAGCAAGGGCGGCGATGTTACCGATGTGCCGATTGTGTTCGCTTTTGGGGATGGCAAGCTGGTTGAGCGAACATGGAGCGGCAAGAACGGCAAAGTAACTTATACGCTGGAATATCATACACCGCTCGCTTGGGTCATGGTGGATCCGAAATATACCATCATGCTCGAGAATAAACACATAAATAACTATATGAAGGCAGGCATGGATCCGAAGGTGGTTACACGCTGGAATCTGAGCATTACCAAGCTCGTGGAGACGCTGTTCGGCAGCATGTCGTGGTGA